The Humulus lupulus chromosome 3, drHumLupu1.1, whole genome shotgun sequence genome window below encodes:
- the LOC133821134 gene encoding MLP-like protein 28, with product MVSITKMEVELDIKSSAERFYQTCYSKHYLVNRISPDVAKDVQLLKGDWESVGSIRLCTYVLPGNSFRQNDTLMVEATDEDEKSITYKVLDGEVLKYYKSFKFSVQVTGKCWPAGGAGGSLVKTTIECEKLKDDVPDPIKYAEFFEIVLKDIDTYLINNA from the exons ATGGTTTCAATTACAAAAATGGAAGTTGAATTGGACATTAAGTCCTCTGCTGAAAGGTTCTATCAAACGTGTTACAGTAAACATTACCTAGTAAACAGAATAAGCCCTGACGTGGCAAAGGACGTTCAGCTGCTTAAGGGTGATTGGGAGTCTGTGGGTTCGATCAGACTATGTACTTATGTTTTACCAG GCAATTCGTTTAGGCAGAATGATACTTTGATGGTTGAAGCCACAGATGAGGATGAAAAATCAATCACTTACAAGGTCTTGGATGGGGAAGTATTGAAATACTATAAGAGTTTCAAATTTTCAGTTCAAGTGACCGGAAAGTGTTGGCCAGCTGGCGGGGCAGGTGGATCTTTAGTCAAAACGACTATAGAGTGCGAGAAATTAAAGGATGACGTGCCCGATCCGATTAAATACGCAGAATTTTTTGAAATTGTTTTAAAAGATATTGacacttatcttatcaataatgCATAA